A region of Ornithodoros turicata isolate Travis chromosome 5, ASM3712646v1, whole genome shotgun sequence DNA encodes the following proteins:
- the LOC135395716 gene encoding uncharacterized protein LOC135395716 → MEVDSGSDYSIISEATYKRLWPEKGPTIHPLSISLRDFQKQPISLRGICFVDVQYGSFRDPLRLLIADGERVSMLGYEWFTPLGVKLTGVHHMDANPIEQVLNDFQKVFQERFGNYTGPVVSLPLDHSVPPIRLKARNVLLALRPKIDAALDRHIADNVIEATSNPKWATPVVPVIKPSGESTIFFQACLVVACYAKIDVAQAYLQLRVDDDAAEAQTISSHIGGVVPYFDDILIQAANQDELATRLREVLRRLARAGLRARKDKCLFGVSSVEFLGYRVDANGIHPADSKVTAIHDAPRLNSKQELQAFLGLLNFYNSFLKDKATVAEPLHRLLDKDAEWNWTP, encoded by the exons ATGGAAGTCGACTCAGGATCCGATTATTCTATTATTTCTGAAGCTACATACAAGCGCCTATGGCCAGAGAAGGGCCCAACAATTCATCCACTCTCCATTTCACTACGCGACTTCCAAAAGCAGCCAATTTCGCTGCGTGGCATATGCTTCGTTGATGTTCAGTATGGATCCTTCAGAGATCCGCTGCGGCTTCTTATCGCTGATGGAGAACGAGTGAGTATGCTGGGGTACGAATGGTTCACACCATTAGGTGTCAAGTTGACGGGTGTTCACCACATGGATGCCAACCCCATAGAGCAAGTACTCAACGACTTCCAAAAAGTATTTCAGGAACGCTTTGGAAATTACACAGGTCCTGTTGTTTCACTTCCACTAGATCATTCTGTTCCACCCATCCGACTGAAGGCAAGGAATGTTCTCCTGGCATTACGTCCGAAAATCGATGCTGCACTCGATCGTCATATCGCCGATAATGTTATTGAAGCAACTTCAAATCCAAAATGGGCTACTCCTGTTGTTCCTGTCATCAAACCGTCAGGAGAA TCAACGATCTTCTTTCAAGCTTGTCTGGTGGTGGCCTGCTATGCAAAAATAGACGTCGCACAGGCCTATCTTCAGCTACGTGTGGACGATGACGCTGCAGAAGCACAAACCATATCATCACACATCGGG GGAGTAGTGCCCTATTTTGACGACATCTTGATTCAAGCTGCTAACCAGGACGAACTTGCAACACGATTGCGTGAAGTGTTACGTCGACTTGCCCGTGCTGGCCTGCGAGCCAGAAAGGACAAATGCTTGTTTGGTGTGTCCTCTGTAGAATTCCTGGGGTATCGTGTCGACGCTAACGGCATTCACCCTGCAGATTCCAAGGTTACAGCGATCCATGATGCACCGCGTCTGAACAGCAAGCAAGAGCTTCAGGCTTTTCTTGGTCTGCTGAACTTCTACAATTCTTTTCTGAAAGACAAGGCTACCGTTGCTGAGCCGTTGCATCGTCTTCTAGACAAGGACGCAGAGTGGAATTGGACTCCATGA